The Stomoxys calcitrans chromosome 3, idStoCalc2.1, whole genome shotgun sequence genome includes a region encoding these proteins:
- the LOC106085087 gene encoding mantle protein produces MKLFICLATLLVASAYAETATKKSLNEKKVPLEKKLDKRGLLELGYGYGHSGLDLGYLGHGSITSGHGYGFGHDLGHGHGGAAIIGHSGPAYGAYAVSGHAVPHEFLISQMADVHKTITITKGVPVPVTVDRPYPVEHIKHVPVEVKVPVPQPYEVIKKVPVHVKEYVKVPIHVPQPYEVIKKVEVPVHVPVDRPYPVKVPVPQPYEVIKHVQVPVKVPVPQPYEVVKHVQVPVKVAVPVPQPYEVIKHVKVPVHVPVDRPVPVAVPKPYPVTVEKPYPVVYEKQVRVEVPYRVDRPYPVPVDRPYPVKVPVPVPQPYTVEKPVPYAVDRPVPVPVKVAVDRPYPVPVTKHVPVTVDRPVPVPVAVPVVAGHSVVQHGGAAVVAAGPAAVSYEGGHGGYYAAGGHGGYYATGGHGFYSGGHGHGAIITESHGGYHHKKK; encoded by the exons ATGAAATTATTT ATTTGCCTCGCCACCTTGCTAGTGGCTTCAGCCTACGCTGAGACAGCTACCAAAAAATCCTTGAATGAGAAAAAAGTTCCCTTGGAGAAAAAACTAGACAAACGTGGCCTTCTTGAATTGGGCTATGGCTATGGCCATTCCGGTCTTGATCTTGGCTATTTGGGTCATGGTTCCATTACCTCAGGTCATGGCTATGGTTTTGGTCATGATTTAGGTCATGGTCATGGTGGTGCTGCCATCATTGGTCATTCCGGACCCGCCTATGGAGCCTATGCAGTCAGCGGTCATGCAGTGCCTCATGAATTTTTGATTAGCCAAATGGCTGATGTACACAAGACAATCACCATCACCAAGGGTGTGCCAGTACCCGTTACCGTCGATCGTCCTTATCCCGTGGAACACATTAAACATGTGCCCGTGGAAGTTAAGGTTCCCGTACCCCAACCCTACGAAGTCATAAAGAAGGTTCCTGTTCATGTCAAGGAGTACGTTAAGGTACCCATTCATGTGCCACAACCCTATGAAGTTATCAAGAAGGTGGAAGTGCCAGTACATGTGCCAGTCGATCGTCCCTACCCCGTTAAAGTACCTGTGCCTCAGCCCTATGAAGTTATTAAGCACGTTCAAGTACCAGTCAAGGTTCCAGTGCCACAACCCTATGAAGTTGTCAAGCATGTGCAAGTGCCCGTCAAGGTAGCCGTTCCTGTGCCACAACCCTACGAAGTTATCAAGCACGTTAAGGTGCCCGTTCATGTTCCAGTTGATCGTCCAGTGCCTGTGGCTGTGCCCAAGCCATATCCCGTCACCGTGGAGAAACCCTACCCCGTGGTCTATGAGAAGCAAGTGCGCGTAGAGGTGCCCTATCGGGTGGACCGTCCCTACCCTGTGCCCGTCGACCGTCCCTACCCAGTTAAGGTACCCGTGCCAGTCCCTCAACCCTACACCGTTGAGAAACCAGTACCCTATGCTGTGGATCGCCCAGTGCCTGTGCCCGTCAAGGTGGCCGTCGATCGTCCCTACCCAGTTCCGGTGACCAAACATGTACCCGTTACCGTAGACCGCCCAGTGCCAGTGCCAGTTGCCGTGCCCGTTGTTGCCGGTCACTCGGTTGTGCAACATGGCGGCGCTGCCGTTGTGGCTGCTGGCCCTGCTGCTGTCTCATATGAAGGCGGCCATGGAGGCTACTATGCAGCTGGAGGCCATGGTGGTTACTATGCCACCGGTGGTCATGGCTTCTATTCTGGCGGCCATGGTCATGGGGCCATTATCACCGAATCGCACGGTGGCTATCACCACAAAAAGAAGTAA